In a genomic window of Halobiforma lacisalsi AJ5:
- a CDS encoding FxLYD domain-containing protein, whose product MNRRSLLRTTGVSVAAAVAGCTTADSGREDDETSDGDASSDVGPDLVIADDDLVRHHFRVSACGVGDEATGSGREVIEELYVRATLENRGASRLSRADLRVRVFDAEGTVLNEYEETVRELAPGSSRQFEIMIYEDADVVADYDLSLEGDLGRS is encoded by the coding sequence ATGAACAGACGCTCGCTGTTGCGCACGACCGGCGTCTCGGTGGCGGCCGCGGTAGCGGGCTGTACGACCGCCGATTCGGGACGGGAGGACGACGAAACGAGCGACGGTGACGCTTCGTCCGATGTGGGTCCCGACCTCGTGATCGCCGACGACGACCTCGTCAGGCACCACTTTCGCGTCTCCGCCTGCGGCGTTGGCGACGAAGCGACCGGGAGCGGGCGCGAGGTGATCGAGGAGCTCTACGTTCGAGCCACCCTCGAGAACCGCGGCGCTTCCCGACTCTCGAGGGCCGACCTGCGGGTGCGAGTCTTCGACGCCGAAGGGACCGTCCTGAACGAGTACGAGGAGACGGTCCGGGAACTGGCTCCCGGCTCTTCCCGGCAGTTCGAGATCATGATCTACGAGGACGCGGACGTGGTAGCGGACTACGATCTCTCGCTCGAGGGTGATCTCGGTCGGTCCTGA
- a CDS encoding alpha/beta hydrolase, translated as MSPPGRGPNTGHQGDDPHGDQPLVTAGTELEDAEAAVVLVHGRGATARGIVGMADEIHREGVAFLAPQAAGNTWYPNSFLAPVERNEPGRTSGLNAIEDAIGEAADAGVPAERVLVLGFSQGACLASEFVARNPRRYGGLTALSGGLIGEELDGPGAYASEGTLEGTPAFLGCSDSDPHIPEERVHETAAVLEELDADVTTRIYEGMGHGVNRDELAHVSELVADLVER; from the coding sequence ATGAGCCCGCCCGGTCGGGGGCCCAATACGGGACACCAGGGCGACGACCCCCACGGCGACCAGCCGCTCGTCACCGCCGGCACGGAACTCGAGGACGCCGAGGCCGCCGTCGTCCTCGTTCACGGCCGCGGCGCGACCGCACGGGGCATCGTCGGGATGGCCGACGAGATCCACCGCGAGGGCGTCGCCTTCCTCGCCCCGCAGGCGGCGGGCAACACCTGGTACCCGAACTCGTTTCTCGCGCCCGTCGAGCGAAACGAGCCCGGCCGAACCTCAGGCCTGAACGCGATCGAGGACGCGATCGGCGAGGCCGCCGACGCCGGCGTTCCGGCCGAGCGCGTCCTCGTGCTGGGGTTCTCCCAGGGAGCTTGTCTCGCCAGCGAGTTCGTCGCGCGCAACCCCCGCCGGTACGGCGGCCTCACCGCGTTGAGCGGGGGGCTCATCGGCGAGGAACTGGACGGCCCCGGCGCGTACGCGAGCGAGGGGACTCTCGAGGGCACCCCGGCTTTCCTGGGCTGCAGCGACAGCGATCCCCACATCCCCGAGGAACGGGTCCACGAGACGGCCGCGGTGCTCGAAGAACTGGACGCGGACGTGACGACGCGCATCTACGAGGGAATGGGCCACGGCGTCAACCGCGACGAACTGGCCCACGTCAGCGAGCTCGTCGCGGATCTAGTCGAGCGGTAG
- a CDS encoding RNA-binding domain-containing protein has translation MSDIYRVDVEITAPVYDTEVTSRVADAVRNVFPNADLEEEFGEIRAETHSLEHFSDLLHRQEILDTARGEFFANRDGDTFSFALKKQAAFEDRVNFSVGEPDELGEISVRVRVEEPTVEEYIDQIAPPTEDGRPVDG, from the coding sequence ATGAGCGACATCTACCGCGTCGACGTCGAAATCACGGCACCGGTCTACGACACCGAAGTCACGAGTCGGGTCGCCGACGCCGTGAGGAACGTCTTCCCCAACGCCGACCTCGAGGAGGAATTCGGCGAGATCAGGGCCGAGACACACTCATTGGAGCACTTCTCCGACCTGTTGCACCGCCAGGAGATCCTCGACACCGCCCGCGGCGAGTTCTTCGCGAACCGCGACGGGGACACCTTCTCCTTCGCGCTGAAGAAGCAGGCGGCGTTCGAGGACCGGGTGAACTTCTCGGTCGGTGAACCGGACGAACTGGGCGAGATCAGCGTCCGCGTCCGCGTCGAGGAACCGACGGTCGAGGAGTACATCGACCAGATCGCGCCGCCGACGGAGGACGGGCGGCCGGTCGACGGGTAG
- a CDS encoding signal recognition particle protein Srp54, producing the protein MVLDDLGSSLRGSLDKLRGKSRISEEDVDEIVKEIQRSLISADVDISLVQELSDNIKERAMEEEPPAGTPARDFVLRIVYEELVELIGDSTELPLEEQTILLAGLQGSGKTTSAAKMAWWFSTKGLRPAVIQTDTFRPGAYDQAKEMAERAEVDFYGNPDNDDPVEIARKGLEETEDADVHIVDTAGRHALEDDLIDEIEEIEDVVEPDTSLLVLDAAIGQGAKDQAQQFDESIGIDGVVITKLDGTAKGGGALTAVDQTDSSIAFLGTGEEVQDVERFEPDGFISRLLGMGDLSQLAERVERAMQQTEIEEDDWDPEDMLQGQFTLNDMQKQMEAMNNMGPLDQVMDMIPGFGGGIKDQLPDDAMDVTQERMRKFSVIMDSMTEAEKEYPKAIGASQIERIARGSGTDEEDVRELLQQYKMMEKTIKQFQGMGSEQEMQRMMKQMQQGGGGGGGMGGMGPF; encoded by the coding sequence ATGGTACTCGACGATCTCGGCAGTTCTCTGCGGGGCAGCCTCGACAAGCTCCGCGGGAAGTCACGAATTAGCGAGGAGGACGTCGATGAGATCGTCAAGGAGATCCAGCGATCGCTGATCTCCGCCGACGTCGACATCTCGCTCGTGCAGGAGCTGTCCGACAACATCAAGGAACGCGCCATGGAGGAGGAGCCACCCGCCGGTACCCCCGCGCGGGACTTCGTCCTCCGTATCGTCTACGAGGAACTGGTCGAACTCATCGGCGACTCCACGGAACTGCCCCTCGAGGAGCAGACGATCCTCCTCGCGGGGCTGCAGGGGTCCGGGAAGACCACCTCCGCCGCGAAGATGGCCTGGTGGTTCTCGACGAAGGGGCTGCGTCCGGCCGTCATCCAGACCGACACCTTCCGGCCCGGCGCGTACGACCAGGCCAAGGAGATGGCCGAGCGCGCCGAGGTCGACTTCTACGGCAACCCCGACAACGACGATCCGGTCGAGATCGCCCGGAAGGGCCTGGAGGAGACCGAAGACGCCGACGTCCACATCGTGGACACGGCGGGTCGCCACGCCCTCGAGGACGACCTGATCGACGAGATCGAGGAGATCGAGGACGTCGTCGAACCCGACACCTCCCTGCTCGTGCTCGACGCGGCGATCGGTCAGGGTGCGAAGGATCAGGCCCAGCAGTTCGACGAGTCGATCGGCATCGACGGCGTCGTCATCACCAAGCTCGACGGGACGGCGAAGGGTGGTGGCGCGCTGACGGCGGTCGACCAGACCGACTCGTCGATCGCCTTCCTCGGGACCGGTGAGGAAGTTCAGGACGTCGAGCGGTTCGAGCCCGATGGCTTCATCTCCCGGCTGCTCGGGATGGGCGACCTCTCCCAGCTCGCCGAGCGCGTCGAGCGGGCCATGCAGCAGACGGAGATCGAGGAGGACGACTGGGACCCCGAGGACATGCTGCAGGGCCAGTTCACCCTCAACGACATGCAGAAACAGATGGAGGCGATGAACAACATGGGGCCGCTCGACCAGGTGATGGACATGATCCCCGGCTTCGGCGGCGGGATCAAAGACCAGTTGCCCGACGACGCGATGGACGTCACCCAGGAGCGAATGCGGAAGTTCTCGGTCATCATGGACTCGATGACCGAGGCCGAAAAGGAGTACCCGAAGGCCATCGGCGCGAGCCAGATCGAGCGCATCGCACGTGGCTCGGGGACCGACGAGGAGGACGTCCGCGAACTCCTCCAGCAGTACAAGATGATGGAGAAGACGATCAAGCAGTTCCAGGGCATGGGCTCCGAACAGGAGATGCAGCGCATGATGAAGCAGATGCAGCAGGGCGGCGGTGGTGGCGGCGGCATGGGCGGTATGGGCCCGTTCTGA
- a CDS encoding CBS domain-containing protein, with product MHDTIPAAEIMVTDVVTAPPDASATRAATLMRDEGVSSVVVCGGRDDEPVGIVTEGDFATQLCERTDLGHLTLESVMSEPLETITEETSIVDTVAALKAAEVEHLPVVDPDSGGLVGIVTTTELSYYVPHLVHRGRVGGIDLEDGPRRRQVRTDTQYERDDWEFEYRGEDESTVSVGDFARFSKVLSDEDVEAFAEVSGDTNRLHLDDAYARETRFGERIVHGVLANGLISAALARLPGLTIYLSQESSFHAPLSIGDRVTAACEISEDLGGEKYRIETVVTDEDDTVVLEGDAVVLIDEIPAVPATGEESATAE from the coding sequence ATGCACGACACGATCCCCGCCGCCGAGATCATGGTCACCGACGTCGTCACGGCCCCGCCGGACGCGAGCGCGACCCGGGCCGCGACCCTGATGCGCGACGAGGGCGTCAGTTCGGTCGTCGTCTGCGGCGGCCGCGACGACGAGCCCGTCGGCATCGTCACCGAAGGCGACTTCGCGACCCAGTTGTGCGAGCGGACGGACCTTGGCCACCTCACGCTCGAGTCGGTCATGTCCGAACCCCTCGAGACGATCACCGAGGAAACGTCCATCGTCGACACCGTCGCCGCCCTCAAAGCCGCGGAGGTCGAACACCTCCCGGTCGTCGACCCCGACTCCGGCGGCCTCGTCGGCATCGTCACCACGACGGAACTCAGCTACTACGTTCCCCACCTGGTTCACCGGGGCCGCGTCGGCGGGATCGACCTCGAGGACGGCCCGCGGCGACGGCAGGTGCGTACTGACACCCAGTACGAGCGCGACGACTGGGAGTTCGAGTACCGCGGCGAGGACGAATCGACCGTCTCGGTCGGCGACTTCGCGCGCTTCTCGAAGGTCCTCTCGGACGAGGACGTCGAGGCGTTCGCCGAGGTCAGCGGGGACACGAACCGGCTTCACCTCGACGATGCCTACGCTCGCGAGACCAGATTCGGCGAGCGGATCGTCCACGGCGTGCTCGCGAACGGCCTCATCAGCGCGGCGCTGGCGAGGCTCCCGGGATTGACGATCTACCTCTCTCAGGAGAGCAGTTTCCACGCGCCGCTGTCGATCGGCGACCGCGTCACCGCCGCCTGCGAGATTAGCGAGGACCTCGGCGGCGAGAAGTACCGGATCGAGACGGTCGTGACCGACGAGGACGACACCGTCGTCCTCGAGGGCGATGCGGTCGTGTTGATCGACGAGATCCCGGCGGTACCGGCGACGGGAGAAGAGTCAGCGACCGCGGAATGA
- a CDS encoding NADPH-dependent FMN reductase — MTSPESPASPPSERPTVVAVSGSRREGSYTRTALQYALRAAADAGAETRLLDLREYDLPVYDPDLEDTEQGDALELQRLVREADAVALGTPVYHGSYSGALKNFHDYCGFDEYEDTTVGLLATAGGGSYGSTLDHLRITVRGVHGWVLPHQVGIRNASSRIVDVENDDPDAIEGRAFAEGNADLRDRVEKLGRMLVEYAAIEPDVSSARADADD, encoded by the coding sequence ATGACGTCCCCTGAATCTCCCGCCTCGCCGCCTTCCGAGCGTCCGACCGTCGTCGCCGTCAGCGGCAGCCGCCGCGAGGGGAGCTACACCCGGACCGCCCTCCAGTACGCGCTCCGGGCCGCCGCGGACGCCGGCGCCGAGACTCGCCTGCTCGACCTCCGCGAGTACGACCTGCCGGTCTACGATCCCGACCTCGAGGACACAGAGCAGGGTGACGCCCTCGAACTTCAGCGTCTCGTCCGCGAGGCCGACGCCGTCGCCCTCGGGACGCCGGTCTACCACGGCTCTTACTCGGGGGCGCTGAAGAACTTCCACGACTACTGCGGGTTTGACGAGTACGAGGACACGACCGTCGGCCTGCTCGCGACCGCTGGCGGCGGCAGCTACGGTTCGACGCTGGATCACCTCCGGATCACCGTGCGAGGAGTCCACGGCTGGGTACTCCCCCATCAGGTCGGGATCCGGAACGCCTCGAGTCGGATCGTCGACGTCGAGAACGACGACCCGGACGCGATCGAGGGCCGGGCGTTCGCCGAAGGGAACGCGGATCTGCGGGACCGCGTCGAGAAACTCGGTCGGATGCTCGTCGAGTACGCCGCCATCGAACCCGACGTGAGTTCGGCTCGAGCCGACGCCGACGACTGA
- a CDS encoding VOC family protein: MSGDDSSAGEAPVTPDLPDSPFHTTGTDHITIWGSNEEDTIEFYRDLLGMPLVLRQPNLDDPSQTHLFFDTGDGRILTFFVGDRPSARGQRGGVGAVHHLCFSVDPDEYEDVMDSLEEADHGYNVFDRGIFHSIYTRDNNGLVIELSTDKYEIPDDRRGEVLAKAQELREADGADYAKDEHLRGAIEALGLEVVEHDLPEASAGVGGVE; encoded by the coding sequence ATGTCCGGAGACGACTCGAGCGCCGGCGAGGCGCCAGTCACGCCCGACCTCCCCGACAGCCCGTTCCACACGACGGGAACCGATCACATCACGATCTGGGGGAGCAACGAGGAGGACACGATCGAGTTCTACCGCGACCTCCTCGGGATGCCGCTGGTGCTTCGCCAGCCGAACCTGGACGACCCCTCCCAGACGCACCTGTTCTTCGACACCGGCGACGGACGCATCCTGACGTTCTTCGTCGGCGATCGGCCGTCCGCCCGCGGCCAGCGCGGCGGCGTCGGGGCCGTCCACCACCTCTGTTTCAGCGTCGATCCCGACGAGTACGAGGACGTGATGGACTCCCTCGAGGAGGCCGACCACGGCTACAACGTCTTCGATCGGGGCATCTTCCACTCGATCTACACCCGGGACAACAACGGGCTGGTGATCGAACTCTCGACGGACAAGTACGAGATTCCCGACGACCGCCGCGGCGAGGTGCTGGCGAAGGCCCAGGAGTTGCGCGAGGCGGACGGGGCCGATTACGCCAAGGACGAACACCTCCGGGGAGCGATCGAGGCGCTCGGCCTCGAGGTCGTCGAACACGACCTCCCCGAGGCGAGTGCCGGCGTCGGAGGCGTCGAATGA
- a CDS encoding dihydrolipoyl dehydrogenase family protein, with the protein METHEYDLVVVGGGSGSQVATAAADRGLEAAVVERGPLGGACITRGCVPSKALIHRADVAETVRHAGRAGLEATLDLESVAYGEITDAVHEFVYEKADRQAESLADADHVDLYRGEGRFVDERVLEVEPVDVADADADRVRRIEGEQVVVAVGGRPMTPPIDGLEDVAFLTSDDALYLDERPDELVIVGGGYIGAELGYFFGALGTEVSIVGRSDRLVPREDDDVSERITDALAAYCDLYTGHEAAGVEATDDGVTVTAESDDGTVELTGDELLVATGRVPSTDALNLEATGIETDDAGYVETDATLETTVDGVWALGDVVGDQPYKHAADYEACVVAANALDLADGERTVDYDAMPHAIFTSPQAASVGATEGELREQDRSYESATVPFDVSPLGTIRDVDGLVKVLASPGGEILGCHVVGPEASALIQEVVVAMDRGTGTVADVAETVHVHPALSESLEAAFEELAGLEVSTAPDWRDVGD; encoded by the coding sequence ATGGAAACCCACGAGTACGACCTCGTCGTCGTCGGCGGCGGGTCGGGCAGCCAGGTCGCGACCGCCGCCGCCGACCGTGGTCTCGAGGCGGCCGTCGTCGAACGCGGCCCGCTCGGCGGCGCGTGTATCACCCGGGGCTGTGTCCCGTCGAAGGCGCTCATCCACCGTGCCGACGTCGCGGAGACGGTTCGACACGCCGGGCGCGCGGGCCTCGAGGCCACCCTCGACCTCGAAAGCGTCGCCTACGGCGAGATCACCGACGCGGTCCACGAGTTCGTCTACGAGAAGGCCGATCGGCAGGCCGAGAGCCTCGCAGACGCCGACCACGTCGACCTCTACAGGGGAGAGGGGCGGTTCGTCGACGAGCGCGTTCTCGAGGTGGAGCCGGTCGATGTCGCGGACGCGGACGCGGATCGGGTCCGTCGGATCGAGGGTGAACAGGTCGTCGTCGCCGTCGGCGGTCGACCGATGACCCCGCCGATCGACGGCCTCGAGGACGTCGCCTTCCTCACCAGCGACGACGCGCTCTACCTCGACGAGCGACCGGACGAACTCGTGATCGTCGGAGGCGGCTACATCGGGGCCGAACTGGGCTACTTCTTCGGCGCGCTCGGCACCGAGGTGTCGATCGTCGGCCGCAGCGACCGGCTGGTCCCGCGGGAGGACGACGACGTGAGCGAACGGATAACCGACGCGCTCGCGGCGTACTGCGACCTCTACACCGGCCACGAGGCCGCCGGAGTGGAAGCGACGGACGACGGCGTCACCGTGACCGCGGAGTCGGACGACGGGACCGTCGAACTCACCGGCGACGAACTCCTGGTCGCGACCGGCCGGGTCCCGAGCACCGACGCCCTGAACCTCGAGGCGACCGGAATCGAGACCGACGATGCGGGCTACGTCGAGACCGACGCGACGCTCGAGACGACGGTCGACGGCGTCTGGGCGCTGGGCGACGTCGTCGGCGACCAGCCGTACAAACACGCCGCGGACTACGAGGCCTGCGTGGTGGCGGCCAACGCCCTCGATCTCGCGGACGGCGAGCGGACGGTCGACTACGACGCGATGCCCCACGCGATCTTCACCTCGCCGCAGGCGGCGAGCGTTGGAGCGACGGAGGGGGAACTCCGGGAGCAGGACCGTTCCTACGAGTCGGCGACGGTCCCGTTCGACGTCTCGCCGCTCGGGACGATCCGCGACGTCGACGGCCTCGTCAAGGTGCTCGCCTCGCCGGGCGGCGAGATCCTGGGCTGTCACGTCGTCGGTCCGGAGGCCTCCGCGCTGATCCAGGAGGTCGTCGTCGCGATGGACCGCGGGACGGGCACTGTCGCGGACGTCGCGGAGACGGTCCACGTCCACCCGGCGCTCTCGGAGTCGCTCGAGGCTGCGTTCGAAGAACTCGCCGGCCTCGAGGTTTCGACGGCGCCGGACTGGCGGGACGTGGGGGACTGA
- a CDS encoding ArsR/SmtB family transcription factor, protein MSDLSSSGSTGETESASKTLRRLESDEGGESCCDDPILESRRADDETVAAELAVFKTLANEKRLRIVEALRDGELCACELEAILDAPQSTVSSHLSRLREGGILNTRKEGKWTYYRIADTASLQLLDLAAALGDDS, encoded by the coding sequence ATGTCCGATCTATCCTCGAGCGGCTCGACCGGCGAAACGGAATCGGCAAGCAAGACGCTCCGGCGGCTCGAGAGCGACGAGGGAGGCGAGAGTTGCTGTGACGACCCGATCCTGGAGTCTCGCCGCGCGGACGACGAAACCGTCGCCGCCGAACTGGCGGTGTTCAAGACGCTGGCGAACGAGAAGCGGCTCCGGATCGTCGAGGCACTCCGGGACGGCGAACTCTGTGCCTGTGAACTGGAGGCCATTCTGGACGCGCCCCAGTCGACGGTCTCGTCACACCTCTCGCGGCTCCGCGAGGGGGGAATCCTCAACACCCGGAAGGAGGGGAAGTGGACCTACTACAGGATCGCCGACACGGCCAGCCTCCAGTTGCTCGACCTGGCCGCGGCGCTGGGTGACGACTCGTGA
- a CDS encoding permease, translated as MIPAGYETALLESWEYFLHLAIVLAPLFIAASFVVGLAQEYLPPERVEAVLRSHDRGSGNVLAAVLGAVTPFCSCSTVPVLAGLLGAGAPLGTSFSFLLASPIVNWIAVFLLLGLFGANVAIAYVTAALLAAIVGGLVIGSLDLEHYVKEVRITAGGREITTDGGTATACGCDGATTAERTHRDRITAAARGALSFFRDTLPYIVVGIAIGALIHGAVPETVLQRVAGPENPLATPLAALAGAPVYVSISGMLPIAHSLAEQGIPIGTVIAFVIGGAGVSIPNLILLNKLFERRLLVIYAGTVVAIGVAVGVLFNTVLAGVV; from the coding sequence GTGATCCCCGCGGGCTACGAGACCGCGCTGCTCGAGTCCTGGGAGTACTTCCTCCACCTCGCGATAGTGCTCGCGCCGCTGTTTATCGCGGCGTCGTTCGTGGTCGGACTCGCCCAGGAGTACCTGCCGCCCGAACGCGTCGAGGCGGTGCTCCGCTCGCACGACAGGGGCAGCGGGAACGTCCTCGCGGCCGTGCTCGGCGCGGTCACCCCGTTCTGTTCGTGTTCGACGGTCCCCGTTCTCGCCGGGCTGTTGGGCGCCGGTGCGCCCCTCGGCACGTCGTTTTCGTTCCTGCTCGCGTCGCCGATCGTCAACTGGATCGCGGTGTTTCTGCTGCTGGGTCTCTTCGGCGCGAACGTCGCGATCGCCTACGTCACCGCGGCGCTTCTCGCAGCGATCGTCGGCGGCCTCGTCATCGGCAGCCTGGACCTCGAGCACTACGTCAAAGAGGTCCGGATCACCGCCGGCGGACGTGAGATCACGACCGACGGGGGAACGGCGACGGCGTGTGGCTGCGACGGGGCGACGACGGCGGAGCGAACCCATCGCGACCGGATCACCGCTGCCGCACGGGGTGCGCTCTCCTTTTTCCGGGACACGCTGCCGTACATCGTCGTCGGCATCGCGATCGGTGCGCTCATCCACGGAGCAGTGCCGGAAACCGTTCTCCAGCGGGTCGCCGGACCGGAGAACCCGCTCGCGACCCCGCTTGCCGCGCTCGCGGGTGCGCCGGTGTACGTGAGCATCAGCGGGATGCTCCCGATCGCTCACTCGCTGGCCGAACAGGGGATCCCGATCGGAACGGTGATCGCGTTCGTGATCGGCGGCGCTGGGGTCAGTATCCCGAACCTGATCCTGCTGAACAAGCTCTTCGAGCGTCGGCTGCTCGTCATCTACGCCGGGACAGTCGTCGCGATCGGCGTGGCCGTCGGCGTCCTCTTCAACACCGTGCTGGCCGGCGTGGTGTGA
- a CDS encoding type II toxin-antitoxin system HicB family antitoxin, translating into MSSEDSAEHEPVDLEDVDADPSAYDALEDAEVAMRVNEHGLYIVDDEETGVSSQGGTPEEAVANLAEAVASHEQAMSGGSGDDWL; encoded by the coding sequence ATGAGCTCCGAGGACTCCGCGGAACACGAGCCCGTCGACCTCGAGGACGTCGACGCCGATCCGTCGGCCTACGACGCGCTCGAGGACGCCGAGGTGGCGATGCGCGTCAACGAACACGGCCTCTACATCGTCGACGACGAGGAGACCGGCGTCTCGAGCCAGGGGGGGACCCCCGAGGAGGCGGTCGCGAACCTGGCCGAGGCCGTCGCCTCACACGAGCAGGCGATGTCCGGCGGTTCGGGCGACGACTGGCTGTAG
- a CDS encoding NAD(P)/FAD-dependent oxidoreductase gives MSNDTDDTASEDASVLVVGGGPAGLSAALFAAKNGLETTVFDGDDTWMHKAHLFNYLGIGSVGGSEFMATARQQVDDFGADRRQGEEVTSVRETADGFAVETDEGEHEYEGDYLVLATGANRDLAEELGCAFTDEEVVDVGVDMETTVEDAYATGAMVRPEEWQAAIAVGDGAAAALNILSKEQGEHYHDFDVPADAERLFGEELAE, from the coding sequence GTGAGCAACGATACTGACGACACGGCGTCCGAAGACGCATCGGTTCTCGTCGTCGGCGGCGGCCCCGCCGGCCTCAGTGCGGCCCTGTTCGCGGCGAAGAACGGCCTCGAGACGACCGTTTTCGACGGCGACGACACATGGATGCACAAGGCCCACCTGTTCAACTACCTGGGAATCGGCTCGGTCGGCGGCAGCGAGTTCATGGCGACCGCCCGCCAGCAGGTCGACGACTTCGGCGCGGACCGACGGCAGGGCGAAGAAGTGACGTCTGTGCGCGAGACGGCCGACGGCTTCGCGGTCGAGACCGACGAAGGCGAACACGAGTACGAGGGCGACTACCTCGTCCTCGCGACGGGTGCGAACCGCGACCTCGCCGAGGAACTCGGCTGTGCGTTCACCGACGAGGAGGTCGTCGACGTCGGCGTCGACATGGAGACGACCGTCGAGGACGCCTACGCGACGGGCGCGATGGTCCGACCCGAAGAGTGGCAGGCCGCCATCGCGGTCGGGGACGGCGCGGCCGCCGCACTGAACATCCTGTCGAAGGAGCAGGGTGAACACTACCACGACTTCGACGTCCCGGCCGACGCCGAGCGGCTCTTCGGCGAGGAGCTCGCGGAGTGA
- a CDS encoding phosphoglucomutase/phosphomannomutase family protein has protein sequence METETISFGTDGWRATLEEFTTPRVRMVGQAVATYLTDEGADAPVVIGYDARESSRGFAEELARVLCANGFDVLVPERDRPTPLIAHAIVERDLAGGLAITASHNPPEYNGVKFIPDDGAPALPEVTDAIADRLAEPDPLPESEHGTVREVDLATPHADAVFDLVESVTGTADLSDADLAVAYDAMHGSGRGTTDAVLERAGLSVERLRCDRDPEFGGGAPEPAPENLEELIDRVTSGDADLGVANDGDADRIAVVTPERGYLDENLFFAALYDYLLEDASGPAVRTVSTTYLIDRVAEAHGETVREVPVGFKWVAEAMADGDALVGGEESGGFTIRGHVREKDGVLLALLAAAMHADEPLDDRIDRILEDHGTVVQDKTSVPCPDHEKARVIDDLGEGIPDAVAGVDVEDVNTADGFKLLLSDGSWLLVRPSGTEPVLRVYAEATDEERVGELLEAGEELVEPLV, from the coding sequence ATGGAGACGGAGACGATCAGTTTCGGTACCGACGGCTGGCGGGCGACGTTAGAGGAGTTCACGACGCCGCGGGTCCGGATGGTGGGCCAGGCGGTCGCGACCTATCTCACGGACGAGGGGGCCGACGCGCCGGTCGTGATCGGGTACGACGCCCGCGAGAGTTCGCGGGGGTTCGCGGAGGAACTCGCCCGGGTGCTGTGTGCGAACGGGTTCGACGTCCTCGTTCCCGAGCGCGACCGGCCGACGCCGCTTATCGCCCACGCCATCGTCGAACGGGACCTCGCGGGCGGGCTCGCGATCACCGCCTCGCACAACCCGCCGGAGTACAACGGCGTGAAGTTCATCCCCGACGACGGCGCACCGGCGCTCCCCGAGGTGACCGACGCCATCGCGGACCGACTCGCGGAGCCGGACCCGCTCCCCGAGAGCGAACACGGCACCGTCCGCGAGGTCGACCTCGCGACGCCCCACGCCGACGCCGTCTTCGATCTGGTCGAGTCGGTGACCGGAACCGCCGACCTCTCCGATGCCGACCTGGCGGTCGCCTACGACGCCATGCACGGCAGCGGCCGCGGAACGACCGACGCCGTCCTCGAGCGCGCCGGCCTCTCGGTCGAGCGACTGCGCTGTGATCGCGACCCCGAGTTCGGCGGCGGTGCGCCCGAACCCGCGCCGGAGAACCTCGAGGAGCTGATCGACCGCGTCACGAGCGGCGACGCGGACCTGGGTGTCGCCAACGACGGCGACGCCGACCGGATCGCCGTCGTTACGCCCGAGCGGGGCTACCTCGACGAGAACCTGTTTTTCGCCGCGCTGTACGACTACCTGCTCGAGGACGCTTCCGGCCCCGCGGTCCGAACCGTGTCGACGACGTACCTGATCGACCGGGTCGCCGAGGCCCACGGCGAGACGGTTCGCGAGGTCCCGGTCGGCTTCAAGTGGGTCGCCGAGGCGATGGCCGACGGCGACGCTCTCGTCGGCGGCGAGGAGTCCGGCGGGTTCACGATCCGCGGCCACGTCCGCGAGAAGGACGGCGTCCTGCTGGCGCTGCTCGCGGCAGCGATGCACGCCGACGAACCGCTCGATGACCGGATCGACCGCATCCTCGAGGACCACGGGACCGTCGTCCAGGACAAGACGAGCGTCCCCTGTCCGGACCACGAGAAGGCGCGGGTGATCGACGACCTGGGCGAGGGGATCCCCGACGCCGTCGCCGGCGTCGACGTCGAGGACGTCAACACGGCCGACGGGTTCAAACTCCTCCTGTCGGACGGCTCCTGGCTGCTGGTGCGTCCGAGCGGGACCGAGCCGGTCCTGCGGGTCTACGCCGAGGCGACCGACGAGGAACGGGTCGGCGAACTGCTCGAGGCGGGCGAGGAACTGGTCGAACCGCTCGTCTGA